The following proteins are co-located in the Pan troglodytes isolate AG18354 chromosome 5, NHGRI_mPanTro3-v2.0_pri, whole genome shotgun sequence genome:
- the RNF39 gene encoding RING finger protein 39 has translation MWWRDLTRLRLWLKREAIPGEGRKAAKVNAGVGEKGIYTASSRGGPPSARSKAVTVVAEGAASRSWLSMDAPELGPGLVERLEQLATCPLCGGSFEDPVLLACEHSFCRACLARRWGTPPATGTEASPTACPCCGLPCPRRSLRSNVRLAVEVRISRELREKLAEPGARAGRRRGGRIPTMGCLDLPGEDMRKTWRRFEVPTPKSSNSEDDLPEDYPVVKNMLHRLTADLTLDPGTAHRRLLISADRRSVQLAPPGTPAPPDGPKRFDQLPAVLGAQGFGAGRHCWEVETADAASCRDSSGEDEDDEESHYAVGAAGESVQRKGCVRLCPAGAVWAVEGRGGRLWALTAPEPTLLGGVEPPPRRIRVDLDWERGRVAFYDGRSLDLLYAFQAPGPLGERIFPLFCTCDPRAPLRIVPAES, from the exons ATGTGGTGGAGAGATTTGACGAGACTGAGACTCTGGTTGAAGAGAGAGGCAATCCCAGGAGAGGGGCGGAAAGCGGCAAAAGTTAATGCGGGAGTTGGAGAGAAGGGCATCTACACAGCAAGCAGCAGGGGCGGCCCGCCATCTGCGCGCTCGAAGGCGGTCACGGTGGTCGCGGAAGGGGCGGCGTCCAGATCCTGGCTTTCCATGGATGCGCCCGAGCTGGGCCCGGGGCTGGTGGAGCGTCTGGAGCAGCTGGCGACGTGTCCTCTGTGCGGGGGCTCCTTCGAGGACCCGGTGCTTCTGGCGTGCGAGCACAGCTTCTGCCGCGCGTGTCTGGCCCGCCGCTGGGGGACTCCGCCGGCGACCGGCACCGAGGCGTCCCCCACCGCCTGTCCCTGCTGCGGCCTGCCGTGCCCCCGCCGCAGCCTGAGGTCTAATGTGCGGCTGGCGGTGGAGGTGCGAATCAGCCGCGAGCTGCGAGAGAAactggctgagcctggggcccGTGCGGGGAGACGCCGAGGGGGGCGCATCCCCACCATGGGCTGCCTGGACCTGCCCGGAGAG GATATGAGGAAGACATGGAGACG ATTTGAAGTCCCAACACCCAAGTCATCTAATTCAGAGGATGATCTCCCTGAAGATTATCCAGTGGTCAAAAACATGCTTCATAGACTGACAG CCGACCTGACCCTGGACCCTGGGACCGCACACCGCCGCCTGCTCATCTCCGCCGACCGCCGCAGCGTACAACTGGCCCCACCAGGGACGCCCGCGCCCCCTGACGGCCCCAAGCGCTTCGATCAGCTCCCAGCTGTGCTGGGTGCGCAGGGCTTCGGGGCCGGCCGCCactgctgggaggtggagactgcggACGCCGCCTCCTGCAGAGACTCTTCTGGGGAGGATGAGGACGACGAGGAGAGCCACTATGCAGTGGGCGCGGCCGGGGAATCAGTGCAACGCAAGGGCTGCGTAAGGCTGTGCCCTGCGGGGGCCGTGTGGGCCGTGGAGGGCCGCGGCGGCCGCCTGTGGGCCCTCACGGCACCCGAGCCCACCCTGCTGGGCGGTGTTGAGCCCCCGCCGCGGCGCATTCGCGTGGACCTGGACTGGGAGCGGGGCCGCGTGGCCTTCTACGACGGCCGCTCACTCGACCTGCTTTACGCCTTCCAGGCGCCTGGCCCCCTGGGGGAGCGCATCTTCCCGCTGTTCTGCACCTGCGACCCTCGTGCTCCGCTCCGCATTGTACCAGCGGAAAGCTGA
- the POLR1H gene encoding DNA-directed RNA polymerase I subunit RPA12 has protein sequence MSVMDLANTCSSFQSDLDFCSDCGSVLPLPGAQDTVTCIRCGFNINVRDFEGKVVKTSVVFHQLGTAMPMSVEEGPECQGPVVDRRCPRCGHEGMAYHTRQMRSADEGQTVFYTCTNCKFQEKEDS, from the exons ATGTCTGTCATGGACCTCGCCAATACTTGCTCCAGCTTTCAGTCGGACCTGGATTTCTGTTCAGATTGCGGCTCGGTCCTGCCTCTGCCCGGGGCTCAGGATACGGTCACCTGTATTCGCTGTGGCTTCAACATCAACGTTCGGG ACTTTGAGGGGAAGGTTGTGAAGACTTCGGTTGTGTTCCACCAACTGGGGACAGCCATGCCTATGTCGGTGGAGGAAGGGCCTGAGTGCCAGGGACCTGTG GTTGACAGGCGCTGCCCTCGATGTGGTCATGAAGGAATGGCATACCACACCAGACAGATGCGTTCAGCCGATGAAGGGCAAACTGTCTTCTACACCTGTACCAACTGCAA GTTCCAGGAGAAGGAAGACTCTTGA
- the PPP1R11 gene encoding E3 ubiquitin-protein ligase PPP1R11, translated as MAEAGAGLSETVTETTVTVTTEPENRSLTIKLRKRKPEKKVEWTSDTVDNEHMGRRSSKCCCIYEKPRAFGESSTESDEEEEEGCGHTHCVRGHRKGRRRATLGPTPTTPPQPPDPSQPPPGPMQH; from the exons ATGGCCGAGGCAGGGGCTGGGCTGAGCGAGACCGTCACTGAGACAACGGTTACCGTGACAACCGAGCCC GAGAACCGGAGCCTTACCATCAAACTTCGGAAACggaagccagagaaaaaggtAGAATGGACAAGTGACACTGTGGACAATGAACACATGGGCCGCCGCTCATCAAAAT GCTGCTGTATTTATGAGAAACCTCGGGCCTTTGGCGAGAGCTCCACGGAAAgtgatgaggaggaagaagagggctgTGGTCATACACACTGTGTACGTGGCCACCGCAAAGGACGGCGTCGTGCAACCCTAGGACCGACCCCCaccacccctccccagcctcctgacCCTTCCCAGCCCCCTCCAGGGCCAATGCAGCACTAA